A genomic stretch from Halalkalibacillus sediminis includes:
- a CDS encoding ComEA family DNA-binding protein, whose product MPIQPKWLVFIVSSVILIFIAIFYLSNEKEEGIVIESFASEDALEENRSSEVEQEEISTKLVVDVKGEVREPGVYEMEEGDRVKDVIATAGGLSEGADSYSVNLAQKLYDEMVVIVPNKENSVLNQAKGHDDRIRINQASLNDLTSLPGIGEQKAQQIIQYREENGPFRQVEDLLEISGIGEKTLDKLRELIIVH is encoded by the coding sequence ATGCCAATACAACCAAAGTGGCTCGTTTTTATCGTGAGTTCTGTAATCTTAATATTCATTGCTATTTTTTATTTATCAAATGAGAAAGAGGAAGGAATAGTTATAGAAAGCTTTGCTTCTGAAGATGCTCTAGAGGAGAATAGATCCTCTGAGGTTGAACAAGAAGAGATATCAACTAAACTCGTTGTAGACGTCAAAGGTGAAGTGAGAGAACCTGGAGTTTATGAAATGGAAGAGGGTGATCGAGTAAAGGATGTGATTGCTACTGCTGGTGGGTTGTCTGAAGGTGCAGACTCTTACTCAGTTAATTTAGCACAAAAGCTTTACGATGAAATGGTTGTTATAGTACCGAACAAAGAAAACAGCGTTTTAAATCAAGCTAAGGGACATGATGACCGGATTAGGATTAATCAAGCTAGTTTAAATGACTTGACTTCTCTACCGGGGATAGGGGAACAAAAAGCACAACAGATCATTCAATACAGGGAGGAGAATGGACCTTTTAGGCAAGTGGAAGATCTATTAGAGATCAGCGGAATAGGTGAAAAGACCTTAGATAAATTAAGAGAACTGATTATAGTTCATTAA
- the comER gene encoding late competence protein ComER codes for MKWGIIGTGNMGKVWLHALSSSKSVSEKNIFLYNRSFLKAYELKNDYPDVHIVQAMDTVIRECDIILLCAKPKDIIDIAKKLKDKINEDQCVISITSSILVDQLGAILHHNTARIIPSITNRALSGATLVTFNENMDDGFKEILWDCCSEFSTPIEISDEHVRISSDIVSCGPAFISFILESMIEAAVKQTGLPKEEASKMAETMIIGYGKLLDENIYTFSTLKEKVMVKGGITGEGMKALEGTFQNIFEPVFESTHLKFDSEKKIIGEMVQKIHSES; via the coding sequence ATGAAATGGGGAATAATCGGAACTGGTAATATGGGGAAAGTATGGTTGCATGCACTCAGTTCGAGCAAATCAGTTTCAGAAAAGAACATTTTTCTATATAATCGCAGTTTTCTAAAAGCCTACGAACTCAAAAATGACTATCCTGATGTACATATTGTGCAAGCGATGGATACTGTAATCCGCGAATGTGACATCATACTTTTGTGTGCGAAACCAAAAGATATTATCGATATAGCAAAAAAACTTAAGGATAAAATTAATGAAGACCAATGCGTCATCTCCATTACAAGCTCTATACTCGTAGACCAGTTAGGTGCTATCCTCCATCATAATACCGCTAGGATTATCCCTAGTATTACAAATCGCGCCTTAAGTGGAGCGACTCTCGTTACATTCAATGAAAATATGGATGACGGGTTCAAAGAAATATTATGGGATTGTTGTTCAGAGTTTTCTACTCCGATCGAGATAAGTGATGAGCATGTCAGAATCAGTTCAGACATCGTATCTTGTGGTCCTGCTTTTATAAGTTTTATTCTTGAATCCATGATCGAAGCAGCTGTAAAACAAACTGGTTTACCAAAAGAAGAAGCATCTAAAATGGCTGAGACAATGATTATCGGTTACGGAAAATTACTAGATGAAAACATATACACATTTTCAACACTAAAAGAGAAAGTGATGGTAAAAGGTGGTATTACCGGGGAAGGCATGAAAGCGCTAGAGGGTACGTTTCAGAATATATTCGAACCAGTATTTGAATCAACCCACTTAAAGTTCGATTCCGAAAAAAAGATCATTGGTGAAATGGTTCAGAAAATTCATTCTGAATCTTAA
- a CDS encoding class I SAM-dependent DNA methyltransferase, with translation MAEVYDQLMSDAPYEEWVDFFNYFHQGINGDHKILDVGCGTGEIAIRLVNQGFNVSAFDLSNEMISRAKSKCPEGRIHFFQDDVRSLSLAEKFDTVYSFCDVVNYLNDKKDVKIAFQKIYDHLNEGGTFIFDAHSPSYIKKLLSDHIYSEVADEYSYVWFCEQGRSELEVIHDLTFFLQEKDGRYQRFDEVHTQRTFLQEEFKNFLNEVGFNKVSYYYDFSTVENNDDEASRIFFICQK, from the coding sequence ATGGCTGAAGTATATGATCAACTAATGTCTGACGCACCTTATGAAGAGTGGGTTGACTTCTTCAACTATTTTCATCAGGGGATTAATGGTGACCATAAGATATTGGATGTAGGCTGTGGAACGGGTGAGATAGCCATTCGTTTGGTGAATCAGGGTTTCAATGTATCAGCTTTTGACTTATCTAATGAAATGATTTCAAGAGCCAAAAGTAAATGCCCTGAGGGCCGGATCCATTTCTTTCAAGATGATGTGAGAAGCCTCTCACTAGCTGAAAAATTCGATACAGTTTATAGCTTTTGTGATGTCGTTAATTACTTGAATGATAAAAAAGACGTGAAAATTGCTTTTCAGAAAATCTATGACCATCTGAATGAAGGAGGTACCTTCATTTTCGATGCTCACAGTCCTTCTTATATTAAGAAATTGTTATCAGATCATATCTATTCTGAAGTAGCGGACGAATATTCGTATGTATGGTTTTGTGAGCAGGGTCGATCAGAACTTGAAGTTATTCATGATTTGACCTTTTTCCTTCAAGAGAAGGACGGTCGTTACCAAAGATTTGATGAGGTTCATACTCAGCGCACTTTCTTGCAAGAAGAATTTAAGAATTTCCTTAATGAGGTCGGCTTCAATAAGGTAAGTTATTACTACGATTTCTCCACGGTGGAAAATAACGACGATGAAGCATCAAGAATATTTTTCATCTGTCAAAAATAA
- the rsfS gene encoding ribosome silencing factor: MESKELLEIAAKACDDKRAEDIVALDMREVSLIADYFLICNGSNERQVDAISKAIKDAVEEKGIEVKKIEGKEQARWVLVDLDDVVVHIFHKDERSYYNIEKLWGDADNVPLSFN, encoded by the coding sequence ATGGAAAGTAAAGAATTATTAGAGATAGCAGCTAAAGCTTGTGATGACAAGCGTGCTGAGGATATAGTAGCCCTCGACATGAGAGAGGTGTCATTAATTGCAGACTACTTCTTGATTTGTAATGGATCAAATGAACGTCAGGTGGATGCCATTAGTAAAGCAATAAAGGATGCTGTAGAAGAAAAAGGAATAGAAGTAAAGAAAATTGAAGGAAAAGAACAAGCGCGTTGGGTCTTGGTAGACTTGGATGATGTGGTTGTCCATATATTCCACAAGGACGAAAGATCATATTACAACATTGAAAAATTGTGGGGAGATGCGGATAACGTACCGCTGTCTTTTAATTAA
- the yqeK gene encoding bis(5'-nucleosyl)-tetraphosphatase (symmetrical) YqeK — MKTEQALAHSKEVLNQKRYEHVERVTETALRLADLHGENASKIGIAAALHDFSKDMDRDVLRSWIINSGDLPKDLLHYHHELWHGPVGSKVVERMFLLNDPEILDAIRYHTTGRIHMSTTDKIVFIADYIEPGRTFEAVHEARDLAQSDLDHACRYALKHSIDFLMNRKQPIYPDTFQAYNQLTQQIYK; from the coding sequence ATGAAGACTGAACAAGCACTGGCACATTCAAAAGAAGTACTCAACCAAAAGAGATATGAACATGTAGAACGCGTAACAGAGACGGCTCTCCGACTAGCGGATTTACACGGAGAAAATGCCTCGAAAATCGGTATAGCAGCAGCCCTCCATGATTTCTCGAAGGATATGGACCGGGATGTACTTCGTTCTTGGATTATCAATAGCGGTGATTTGCCCAAAGATCTTTTGCATTATCATCATGAGCTTTGGCATGGCCCTGTAGGCTCAAAAGTAGTCGAGAGAATGTTCCTGTTAAATGATCCTGAGATTTTGGATGCGATCAGATACCACACTACAGGTAGGATTCATATGAGCACCACAGATAAAATTGTCTTCATCGCTGATTATATTGAACCTGGTCGAACATTCGAAGCAGTTCATGAAGCACGAGATTTGGCTCAGTCCGATTTAGATCATGCTTGCAGGTACGCTTTAAAGCATAGCATCGACTTTTTAATGAATAGGAAACAACCGATTTACCCTGATACTTTTCAGGCTTACAATCAATTAACACAACAAATTTATAAATAA
- a CDS encoding nicotinate-nucleotide adenylyltransferase — translation MKKIGLFGGTFDPPHIGHIQLVKTVLESLELDEVWLIPTYTPPHKEGARADSQHRLNMLRLLIDGEDQLSISTIEYKREGKSYTLDTVKELKKLYPKNQFYFIIGGDMIDYLPKWHRIDELKQLIQFVGVQRKGYNNPNDQDVLIVEMPPIEVSSTDIRENIKLGRVPVGLPDSVREYIKENHLYED, via the coding sequence ATGAAGAAAATCGGATTGTTTGGAGGTACATTTGATCCTCCACATATTGGGCACATTCAGCTCGTTAAAACAGTATTAGAAAGTTTAGAATTAGATGAAGTATGGCTAATTCCAACTTACACACCCCCTCATAAAGAAGGAGCAAGGGCTGATTCTCAACATCGTTTGAATATGCTGCGCTTATTAATTGATGGAGAAGATCAACTTTCAATTTCTACAATTGAATACAAACGTGAAGGAAAATCATACACTTTGGATACGGTAAAAGAACTGAAAAAACTATATCCTAAAAACCAATTCTATTTCATCATTGGTGGGGATATGATTGATTACCTTCCAAAATGGCATCGAATAGATGAACTGAAGCAGTTAATCCAGTTCGTCGGTGTGCAAAGAAAAGGGTATAATAATCCTAATGACCAAGATGTTCTGATAGTAGAAATGCCTCCAATAGAGGTCTCTTCAACAGATATAAGAGAGAATATAAAATTAGGAAGAGTTCCCGTCGGTTTGCCGGATTCAGTGAGGGAATATATAAAGGAGAATCATCTTTATGAAGACTGA
- the yhbY gene encoding ribosome assembly RNA-binding protein YhbY, translating to MLTGKQKRYLRKEAHHLNPIFQVGKMGVNENMIEQINEALEKRELIKVSILQNNMDDKTDVADQLTQGTNAELVQVIGNIIVLYKESKENKQLQLP from the coding sequence ATGTTGACTGGTAAACAAAAGCGTTATTTAAGAAAAGAAGCACACCACTTGAACCCTATTTTCCAAGTTGGAAAAATGGGAGTAAATGAAAATATGATTGAACAAATCAATGAAGCTCTTGAAAAAAGAGAATTGATCAAAGTATCTATTCTTCAAAATAATATGGATGATAAGACAGATGTGGCAGATCAGCTGACACAAGGAACAAATGCTGAGCTTGTACAAGTTATAGGTAACATCATTGTGTTGTACAAAGAGTCTAAAGAAAACAAGCAATTACAATTACCTTAA
- the aroE gene encoding shikimate dehydrogenase, translating into MYRLGLVGNPVKESLSPGIHQTFLKMFDLKGIYDLHEVEDLEGSGVIEQLKREEYHGFNVTIPFKESIILYLDELDGHAIRMGAVNTVKNVDGRWIGYNTDGIGYYRSLKNYYPEFTNELKNKKVLIIGAGGAAKGILYILQDNGVSQADLTNRTISRAENLADLYNNSEAKSISQAEADLASYDLVIQTTPLSRSKQSLISLTNLSDNTIASDIVYHPKKTPFLEKAEEIGCSLLFGESMLWEQAAESFEIWTGLEVNKNYFNNKL; encoded by the coding sequence ATGTATCGCCTTGGATTAGTTGGGAATCCAGTAAAAGAATCGTTATCTCCAGGGATTCATCAAACATTTTTGAAGATGTTTGACCTTAAAGGAATATACGATTTGCATGAAGTAGAGGACCTTGAGGGCTCAGGAGTCATAGAGCAGTTAAAAAGAGAAGAATATCACGGTTTTAACGTTACTATTCCTTTCAAAGAGAGCATTATCCTATATTTGGATGAACTAGATGGTCATGCTATTAGAATGGGAGCGGTTAACACCGTCAAGAACGTAGACGGTCGTTGGATTGGTTATAATACGGACGGGATCGGATACTACCGTTCGCTTAAAAATTACTATCCAGAGTTCACAAATGAGTTAAAAAATAAAAAGGTACTGATTATTGGGGCAGGTGGCGCTGCAAAAGGAATTTTATATATTTTGCAAGATAACGGGGTAAGCCAGGCTGATTTAACAAATCGAACGATTAGCAGAGCTGAAAATCTTGCCGATTTATATAATAATAGTGAGGCTAAATCAATATCACAAGCAGAAGCTGATCTTGCTTCATACGACTTAGTCATCCAAACAACACCTCTTAGCCGCAGTAAGCAGTCACTAATCTCTTTAACTAACCTTTCCGATAACACAATAGCAAGTGATATAGTATACCATCCCAAAAAGACCCCATTTCTTGAAAAGGCAGAAGAAATTGGTTGTTCGCTCCTATTTGGGGAGTCAATGCTTTGGGAGCAGGCTGCTGAGTCATTTGAAATTTGGACAGGCTTAGAAGTTAACAAAAATTATTTTAATAATAAATTATAG
- the yqeH gene encoding ribosome biogenesis GTPase YqeH: MEAIYCQGCGAEIQTEDKSKIGYAPPTALEREEVICKRCFRLKHYNEVQDVDMGASDFLKILDQISSYEGTIVNVVDIFDVHGSFIPSIHRLVGNKPVILIGNKVDLLPKSTNLNKVKQWMRKVAKDFGIQVQDIFLVSSVKGTGMNEVAFELEKIRKGKDIYVVGCTNVGKSTFINYLISKNVENQEVITTSYFPGTTLGFIDIPLDETSSMIDTPGVVNAHQMAHLLSDNDLKVVTPKKEIKPRVYQLNQGQTLYIGGLARIDIDNADEKHGYICYFSNELTIHRTKQENADRLYEDHLGEMLSPPGENTLRNWPELEAHTFTLNSSMDVVISGLGWVKVPEKGVRVKVYAPKGVKVMLRDPII; encoded by the coding sequence ATGGAAGCAATCTATTGCCAAGGGTGTGGCGCAGAAATCCAGACAGAGGATAAATCAAAGATAGGATATGCACCACCCACAGCACTCGAACGTGAAGAAGTTATTTGCAAGCGATGTTTCCGGTTGAAACATTATAATGAAGTACAAGATGTCGATATGGGTGCATCTGATTTTCTAAAGATTTTGGATCAGATTAGTAGCTACGAAGGAACAATTGTCAATGTCGTTGATATTTTTGATGTGCATGGAAGCTTCATTCCTTCCATTCACCGTTTAGTAGGTAATAAACCTGTTATTCTAATTGGGAACAAGGTTGATCTATTACCTAAATCGACGAACCTAAATAAAGTCAAACAGTGGATGAGGAAGGTTGCAAAAGACTTCGGAATCCAAGTACAAGACATTTTCCTTGTAAGTTCTGTAAAAGGTACTGGAATGAATGAGGTTGCGTTTGAATTAGAGAAAATAAGAAAAGGGAAAGATATATACGTTGTTGGATGTACGAATGTGGGTAAATCTACGTTCATCAATTATTTGATAAGTAAAAACGTCGAAAATCAAGAAGTGATCACTACTTCATATTTCCCTGGAACAACACTCGGTTTTATTGATATACCGTTAGACGAGACTTCTTCAATGATCGATACACCAGGAGTGGTAAATGCACACCAAATGGCTCATTTATTATCCGATAATGATTTGAAGGTAGTAACCCCTAAAAAAGAAATTAAACCGAGGGTCTACCAATTGAATCAGGGTCAAACCTTGTATATCGGTGGACTAGCTAGAATAGATATCGATAATGCAGATGAAAAGCACGGTTATATTTGCTATTTTTCGAACGAGTTGACAATCCACCGTACAAAGCAGGAAAATGCTGATCGTCTTTATGAAGATCATTTGGGTGAAATGCTTTCCCCACCCGGTGAAAACACCTTAAGAAACTGGCCAGAATTAGAAGCTCATACTTTCACATTAAATTCTTCCATGGACGTGGTCATCTCAGGATTGGGTTGGGTGAAAGTACCTGAGAAGGGTGTAAGAGTTAAGGTATATGCCCCTAAAGGTGTCAAGGTCATGCTGAGGGATCCAATAATATAA
- a CDS encoding YqeG family HAD IIIA-type phosphatase has product MLNNFLPNDHVQTVFEITPEFLHEKGIKGVITDLDNTLVAWDQAEATPEIIEWFKHLKSSGIEVTIMSNNSEKRVSFFSEPLDIPFIYKARKPKRAAFKRAKKAMELPEEQIVVVGDQLLTDVFGGNRANLFTVLVVPIVETDGFFTRFNRLIEKRLLDYFKSKGKLNWEE; this is encoded by the coding sequence TTGTTAAATAATTTTTTACCGAACGACCATGTTCAAACGGTATTTGAAATTACACCAGAGTTTTTGCATGAAAAAGGTATAAAAGGTGTCATCACAGATTTAGATAATACTCTAGTTGCTTGGGACCAAGCCGAAGCAACTCCAGAAATAATAGAGTGGTTCAAACATTTGAAAAGTTCAGGCATTGAAGTGACGATCATGTCTAACAATAGTGAAAAGCGTGTCTCTTTCTTCTCTGAACCACTGGATATCCCATTTATATATAAAGCTCGAAAACCCAAACGTGCTGCTTTCAAGCGAGCAAAAAAAGCAATGGAGTTACCTGAAGAACAGATTGTCGTAGTCGGTGATCAGTTATTGACGGATGTGTTCGGTGGCAATCGTGCCAATCTATTTACTGTATTAGTAGTACCAATTGTAGAAACTGACGGTTTTTTTACTCGTTTTAATCGATTAATTGAAAAACGTTTATTGGATTATTTTAAAAGTAAAGGGAAGTTGAACTGGGAGGAGTAA
- a CDS encoding sporulation histidine kinase inhibitor Sda — MEQLSNQLLIESYGKAKDLKLNRDFIKLIEDELKKRGLQEQFKKLS; from the coding sequence ATGGAACAATTATCAAATCAGTTGTTAATCGAATCATATGGTAAAGCAAAAGACTTAAAGCTGAATAGAGATTTTATTAAACTGATTGAAGATGAACTTAAAAAGAGGGGTCTTCAAGAACAATTCAAAAAACTTTCATAA